The region CCCAGGGGACCTCAGGTCTGCAGGTTCGAGCTCTGGATCTGGGTCAGGAACTGGTTGTTGGACCGCGTGGCCTTCATCTTGTCGATCAGCAACTCCAGGGCGGACGGGCCCTCCAGCGCTGCGAGCACCCGCCGCAGCTTCCACACGATCGCGAGCTCCTCGCGATCGAACAACAGCTCCTCTCGGCGCGTACCGCTGGCGTCGATGTCGATGGCCGGGAAGATCCGCTTCTGCTCCATGCGGCGATCCAGGCGCAGCTCCATGTTGCCGGTGCCTTTGAACTCCTCGAAGATCACCTCGTCCATCTTCGAGCCCGTCTCGATGAGCGCGGTCGCGATGATCGTCAGGCTGCCGCCCTCCTCGATGTTGCGGGCCGCGCCGAAGAAGCGCTTCGGCGGATACAGCGCAGTCGAGTCGACACCGCCGGACATGATGCGCCCCGACGCCGGGGCCGACAGGTTGTAGGCGCGCGCCAGGCGGGTGATCGAGTCGAGCAGCACGACTACGTCCTGGCCCTGCTCGACCAGTCGCTTCGCACGCTCCATGGCGAGCTCCGCAATCTGGGTGTGATCGTCGGCGGGGCGGTCGAAGGTCGAGGCGACGATCTCGCCTTTGACCGACCGCTGCATGTCGGTGACCTCCTCGGGCCGCTCGTCGACGAGTACGACCATCAGGTGGCACTCGGGGTTGTTGGCGACGATCGCCTGGCCGAGCTCCTTGAGAATGGTCGTCTTGCCGGCCTTCGGCGGCGAGACGATCAGCCCGCGCTGGCCCTTGCCGACCGGCGACATGAGGTCGACGATGCGCATCGAGATCGGGCCGCCCGGCGTCTCCAGGTGCAGGCGCTCGTCGGGGAACAGCGGCGTCATGTCCTTGAAGTCGGGGCGGTCGGGCACGCGGTCGCCGTCGCCGAGCTCCACGCCGTTGACCGTCTGCACCATCGCCAGCGCCGGCACCTTGTCGCTGGACTTGTGCTGGCGGATCGGGCCCGACACGATGTCACCCCGTCGCAACCCCATCTTGCGGATCGTGCTCTGCGAGACGTACGCGTCGCGGTCGCCGGG is a window of Euzebyales bacterium DNA encoding:
- the rho gene encoding transcription termination factor Rho yields the protein MDPNVLARKQLPELRSMAAELRMRGYQRLRKADLIDAIVKEANRQADPNRRSEASNGSGPADGTDAHDDGGSGGSDAEQLRLERDEDEADGDRNGGDDDDYDNESGPRRRRRSRRERRRTRGGGNDGDRRSQQSRDDDAVIPDSAEIRTGVLDVLPEGYGFLRTTGYLPGDRDAYVSQSTIRKMGLRRGDIVSGPIRQHKSSDKVPALAMVQTVNGVELGDGDRVPDRPDFKDMTPLFPDERLHLETPGGPISMRIVDLMSPVGKGQRGLIVSPPKAGKTTILKELGQAIVANNPECHLMVVLVDERPEEVTDMQRSVKGEIVASTFDRPADDHTQIAELAMERAKRLVEQGQDVVVLLDSITRLARAYNLSAPASGRIMSGGVDSTALYPPKRFFGAARNIEEGGSLTIIATALIETGSKMDEVIFEEFKGTGNMELRLDRRMEQKRIFPAIDIDASGTRREELLFDREELAIVWKLRRVLAALEGPSALELLIDKMKATRSNNQFLTQIQSSNLQT